The Labilibaculum sp. sequence CCAGAGCAGCCTCCTGAAGTGGCCTGACTTTTTCAACAGTTGCTTCGTTAAACATACTTCCTACCAAACCTTTTTTAAGATAAGGCATTACCTCATTTTGCATTTCGGGTCCTGTAATATCACCTCTTCCAGAGAACTGAGTCATTTGTCCAATTTTCTCCTCTAATGTCATTAAAGAGAGAACAGAATCCACTTTTCGTTCAATTTCGGCATCGCCGCTATAACTTTTGTATTTCGATTTGGATGTATTGCATGAAAACATTGCAATGCATACCAATATGCTGAATAGTGTAAGCTTTGTTTTCATTTTTCTAATCATTTTCATAGTAATCTGTAATCGCTTTATTGTTTATTTGTAATTAATTATTTGCTCTTGCTAAAGAGCCACTTTACTAAATCAGGTTCTGCAAATGCCTGATCCCAGCTATTGTGATTGGCTTCCGGATAAAGTGTGTATTTTGATTCAGTATTGTATTTTTTTTGCTCATCGTAGACTAGTTTAGAATACTTTCCGGGTACAACATCATCTTTGCCCCCATGAAAAAACCAAATTGGAACATGAGAGTATTTTGTGACCAATTTCGGGTTGTGTCCGCCACAAATTACAGCAGCAGCCGTATACTTATCCGGCCAACGGTATAAAAATTCCAGCGTTCCTATTCCTCCCATTGATAAGCCCATGATGTAAATTCTCTTTGGGTCAATGTTCCCTTCATGTATTATTTTATTTACTAACTGATCGGCCATATAGGCTGGTTTTGTTGGCCCTGATTCCGTAGGGAATTTAAAAATCCAGTCTCCTGCTGCTGATTTTTCCTTTAATCGATGTGTCCACTTAATATCAGGGGGACACTGGGGAAAAACAACAATAGCAGGATACTCTTTTCTGTTTGTCTGATCCAGAAAAAGCTTCGCTCCATGAGTCAGCTGCTTTTGGTTGTCAGTTCCTCTTTCGCCGGAACCATGAAGAAATAATACCAATGGATATGTCTTTCCTTTTTCCATGTTTTCCGGATAAAGAATTCGATATTTTAAGGTGTCCTGTTCAAGAATAAAATTGGCCTTCTGATACAGGTTTAAGTCTTGAGCATAAGTATGCCCTAAACTCAAAAAAAGGATCAGTCCGAGACATATAGTTTTAAAATCTCTCATTTTGAATGTTTCTTAGATAATGTTTGATCACGATTTATAACTTACTGTTGAATAGTAAATTCCAGTTTGTTCAATCCTTCTTTCACTTCCGGACAGTTCATGAACAAATCCCAGAGTAAACTAGTTCTGTAGTTCTCAATCATGCATACAATTGGCCCCTGATCGATGGCTAAATAACTTCTCGGATACCAATTGTATTCTACACTAAAAGCATCGTATGGACCATATTTACCAAAGGTTTTGTCTCCCAAATTGAAATATATATTTTTTGCCACTTTCATGCATTCTTCGGGGGCATAAGGGAAAGAGGAAAGAGCTGCGGTGGGAGCGATGACTCCATAGTCTTTATCGGGATTATGAGCTGCATAACCCAAATAGAGATCACTTGCAATCAAATCATTCCGTTCTCTTCCTCCACCATCTTCCCATTCGCTGTACCCTTTTATGGAATAGCTGGCTGTTAATCCCCACAGATTTTCGCCGTATCCATCAAATTTTTTAGGATTTTGAATGCAATAGGCTCGGTTCATTAGGGTGTGTGCAACATTAATATCCCAATAGTTGGCATATTTATCAGAACTGATACTTGGATTAAAACCTAAGTAGGAATAGTGTGCCCAAAACAAAGGGCCGCCAGCAGATGGATTGCCATTGTGTTTTAGATCTAAAGTATATCCGTATTTTGAACTTGGCTGAACAATGTTTCCATTTCGGGCCCAGCCTTTGTGATATGAATCGGCTTTGATGGAATAGTCCGGCGATGAGGCTCCTGTGATGTAAGTAATTAAGCACTCGTTGTAACCTTCCAGAGGAAAATTCATTTCCCATGCATAATTTGGTGACCAATGCCAGTAAAGTACATCGCTGCCGTCTTTCTCATACCAATTAAATTCAATACCATGCCAAAGATTTTTAATTCTTTCGCTCAATTGTTTTTCTCTTTCCGATCCGGTTTTAAAGTATTCCTGAACACATATTAAGCCTTGCGCAAGAAAGGATGTTTCAACCAAATCGCCGCCGTCGTCTTTCTGTCCAAAGGGAACTACTTTTCCCGTTTTTCCATCCATCCAATGTGGCCAGGCTCCGTGAAAACGATCTGCTTCTTCCAAAAAACCGGCAATCTTTTCGAATCGCTGCACGCCTTCTTCACGGGAAATAAATCCTTTGTCGATTCCAACAAGTACAGCCATAAGTCCGAAACCAGAACCTCCGGTTGTTACAACATGTTGATCGTTTTGCGGATAAATACCTGATAAATTGATTCGCTCAGGAGCCAAACCCGAATTGGGTTCTGCACCATCCCAGAAATACTGAAAAGTATAATATTGAATGGTATCCAATAACATCTCATCGGATAATCCCTGATAAATTTTTGGGCCATTATTGCCGGTTTCCTCTTCGGGAATGTTAACCTCTTTATCTTTACCACATGATGAAAGAAGCATGAAAAGAGATAGTAAAATTGTATAGTTCATAACTTGTTGTCTTATTTTACTTCAATAACCTGAGAGGTTTTCGAAATGCCGTTTTCGTTAAATGCTTCAATTGTGATGTAGTAGGTTTTGTCAGAGTCAAGTGATTTAAGCAAATGTTCATTTTTACCATAAATCATCCATGAATTATATAGCTTGTCCGGAGCGATTCCCCAAATGATATTATATCCCTGGCAGTCTTCCATTTGTTTCCAGCTGATCTTTGCATCTCGTCGGTCTTTTAAGCGTTCAACGCTAAAGTTCTTTACTGTTGATGGTGCTTTGCCTGAAGCATTTCCAAATATTCGAATATCCGAAATTGCAAGCGATGGAGTAGGAACTTCAATATTGGTATATTTTATAAATCTGGCCTTATAGGCCTGATCCAGTTCAACGTAATCGTTGGGAGTATCTTTAAAACTATTGGATTTGTCAATCAGTGATTTCCAATTTGATCCGTCAACAGAGTATTCAATCAGATACCGATGTTTTAAATTTTTATATCTGCCGTACATATTCGATTTGTAATCGTGAAAATTGATTTGAATTGCTTTTACGTCCATTGGTTTTTCGAGATCGATTGTAAACCATTCTCCGCCAGTGTTTGTTTCTGACAACCAGAATGTTTTTACATTTTCATCTGTTAGGTTTTCAATTCCTTTGGGAGATGAACTTTTAACGGGTTTATTGTATGATAAAAGCATCCATCCATGAAATTTGCCGGTTTTTTCTTTTGAATTTGGCGCATAATGTGGATAATCTCCAAATCGGGTATTGCTGTGCATGAGTCCGTCTTCATCAAAGAAAACAGGATGCATGCAAAGTCTGCGCTCCCAGATTTCGTTGACAGAAAGAGCCATCGATCCGAAATGCCAGTAAGCACCGGAAGTTGTTTTTACGATGCTTCCATGTCCGGCTCCGTTCATAAATCCTCCGGGCTTGTATACAACCGGATTGTGAGCTTGGTAAGTATAAGGTCCCAGTGGATTTTTAGAGGTGTAAACGCCATCAGCATAAACATTAAACTCTGTTCCCGGTGCGGCATACATCATGTAATAAGTTTCTTTGTGCTTTGTCAGCCAGGCACCTTCCATATATCCTTTAAGTAGGGTATCGGAATGGTTTTCCCCAAATCGTTCCCATCCGTGAATTTCCTGATTAAGGCTGAATAATTCTGTGGTGTTTTTTTCGGCAATAAATCTTTTGTTTTTATCCAACTTCTTGCCTCTGATCGGAAATTGATTGGAAGATCCCCAAAAGATATAAGCCTGATCATCATCATCAATAAACAGATCAGGATCTTGAAGATTATTGAGAATGGCAGGGACAATTTTCCAATCTCCTTTTTTAGGATTATCGGTATATAGCACACTCATAGAACCGGAAGGATCTCCGGTTACGTATAGAACCGAGTCTTTGTAGTTGTGTGCGGCAGGAGCATTGCATCCTTGAAAATACCACTTTTCCGGCTGAATAAAATCCCAGTTCAGCAAATCTGTAGAATGCCAGTAACCCAATGACCGTGTTACGAACATGTAGTATTCGCCACGAAATTCCACTACAGCAGGATCTGCTCCAGAGCGATAGGAAAGGTCGTTTTGGGAATTGTAAATCATGTAGGTGTAGTCAATATTCAGCGGATTGCAATAGGTTTCTGCTGTACGCTGAGCAAAAGCTGAAACACTTACAAAAGTTAAAAGGATGGTTAATAGTCTGAGCATTGG is a genomic window containing:
- a CDS encoding family 43 glycosylhydrolase, with the protein product MLRLLTILLTFVSVSAFAQRTAETYCNPLNIDYTYMIYNSQNDLSYRSGADPAVVEFRGEYYMFVTRSLGYWHSTDLLNWDFIQPEKWYFQGCNAPAAHNYKDSVLYVTGDPSGSMSVLYTDNPKKGDWKIVPAILNNLQDPDLFIDDDDQAYIFWGSSNQFPIRGKKLDKNKRFIAEKNTTELFSLNQEIHGWERFGENHSDTLLKGYMEGAWLTKHKETYYMMYAAPGTEFNVYADGVYTSKNPLGPYTYQAHNPVVYKPGGFMNGAGHGSIVKTTSGAYWHFGSMALSVNEIWERRLCMHPVFFDEDGLMHSNTRFGDYPHYAPNSKEKTGKFHGWMLLSYNKPVKSSSPKGIENLTDENVKTFWLSETNTGGEWFTIDLEKPMDVKAIQINFHDYKSNMYGRYKNLKHRYLIEYSVDGSNWKSLIDKSNSFKDTPNDYVELDQAYKARFIKYTNIEVPTPSLAISDIRIFGNASGKAPSTVKNFSVERLKDRRDAKISWKQMEDCQGYNIIWGIAPDKLYNSWMIYGKNEHLLKSLDSDKTYYITIEAFNENGISKTSQVIEVK
- a CDS encoding glucoamylase family protein, yielding MNYTILLSLFMLLSSCGKDKEVNIPEEETGNNGPKIYQGLSDEMLLDTIQYYTFQYFWDGAEPNSGLAPERINLSGIYPQNDQHVVTTGGSGFGLMAVLVGIDKGFISREEGVQRFEKIAGFLEEADRFHGAWPHWMDGKTGKVVPFGQKDDGGDLVETSFLAQGLICVQEYFKTGSEREKQLSERIKNLWHGIEFNWYEKDGSDVLYWHWSPNYAWEMNFPLEGYNECLITYITGASSPDYSIKADSYHKGWARNGNIVQPSSKYGYTLDLKHNGNPSAGGPLFWAHYSYLGFNPSISSDKYANYWDINVAHTLMNRAYCIQNPKKFDGYGENLWGLTASYSIKGYSEWEDGGGRERNDLIASDLYLGYAAHNPDKDYGVIAPTAALSSFPYAPEECMKVAKNIYFNLGDKTFGKYGPYDAFSVEYNWYPRSYLAIDQGPIVCMIENYRTSLLWDLFMNCPEVKEGLNKLEFTIQQ
- a CDS encoding alpha/beta hydrolase-fold protein, which translates into the protein MRDFKTICLGLILFLSLGHTYAQDLNLYQKANFILEQDTLKYRILYPENMEKGKTYPLVLFLHGSGERGTDNQKQLTHGAKLFLDQTNRKEYPAIVVFPQCPPDIKWTHRLKEKSAAGDWIFKFPTESGPTKPAYMADQLVNKIIHEGNIDPKRIYIMGLSMGGIGTLEFLYRWPDKYTAAAVICGGHNPKLVTKYSHVPIWFFHGGKDDVVPGKYSKLVYDEQKKYNTESKYTLYPEANHNSWDQAFAEPDLVKWLFSKSK